A part of Nocardioides sp. WS12 genomic DNA contains:
- a CDS encoding GMC family oxidoreductase, producing the protein MTDFDYDVLIVGSGFGGSVSALRLTEKGYRVAVLEAGARFTDETLPENGGDPRTFVFRPELGLYGIQRVDLVNDCFILAGAGVGGGSLVYANTLYEPLDPFYEDKQWAHITDWKSELAPYYDQAKRMLGVTEYAHMTPADDAMKKVADEMGVGDTFHATPVGVFFGAPGQAEGEKVADPFFGGAGPERKTCINCGSCMTGCRHNAKNTLVKNYLYLAEQNGAAIHPLTTVTDVRPLAGGGYEVTARWTKAKLSRKSAVKTFRVEQVIFSAAALGTQKLLHRLKAEGSLPEISDRLGVLTRTNSEAILWATANDDDVNWSEGVAITSSFHPDEHTHIEPVRYGPGRNVMPLMATVLVDEVEGEHRVKTWAKELWKQRGGIKDLYALNTWSRRTVVALVMQTLDNSITTVWRQRGPVSYMSSEQGHGAPNPTYIAPAYDAVRRLAKVMGAKEAYGSLGEPLNMPLTAHFIGGCAIGDSPATGVVDPYQRMYGHAGLHVVDGSAISANLGVNPSLTITAQAERAMSFWPNKGETDVRPMLGDIYQRVDPVAPRSPVVPADAPGALRLPIVGVS; encoded by the coding sequence ATGACTGATTTCGACTACGACGTCCTGATCGTCGGCTCCGGTTTCGGCGGTTCCGTCAGCGCGCTGCGCCTGACCGAGAAGGGCTACCGCGTTGCGGTCCTCGAGGCCGGGGCGCGGTTCACCGACGAGACCCTCCCCGAGAACGGCGGCGACCCGCGGACGTTCGTCTTCCGCCCCGAGCTGGGCCTGTACGGCATCCAGCGGGTCGACCTGGTCAACGACTGCTTCATCCTCGCCGGTGCCGGGGTGGGTGGTGGTTCGCTGGTCTACGCCAACACCCTCTACGAACCGCTGGACCCGTTCTACGAGGACAAGCAGTGGGCGCACATCACGGACTGGAAGTCCGAGCTGGCGCCGTACTACGACCAGGCCAAGCGGATGCTGGGCGTGACCGAGTACGCCCACATGACGCCGGCGGACGACGCCATGAAGAAGGTCGCCGACGAGATGGGTGTCGGCGACACCTTCCACGCGACCCCGGTCGGCGTCTTCTTCGGCGCGCCCGGCCAGGCCGAGGGCGAGAAGGTCGCCGACCCGTTCTTCGGGGGCGCCGGGCCGGAACGCAAGACCTGCATCAACTGCGGCTCGTGCATGACCGGTTGTCGGCACAACGCCAAGAACACGTTGGTGAAGAACTACCTCTACCTGGCGGAGCAGAACGGTGCCGCCATCCACCCGCTGACGACCGTCACCGACGTGCGCCCCCTGGCCGGTGGCGGCTACGAGGTCACCGCCCGCTGGACCAAGGCGAAGCTGTCCCGCAAGTCGGCGGTGAAGACGTTCCGGGTCGAGCAGGTGATCTTCTCGGCAGCCGCGCTCGGCACCCAGAAGCTGCTGCACCGGCTCAAGGCCGAGGGCTCGTTGCCCGAGATCTCCGACCGGCTCGGCGTACTGACCCGCACCAACTCCGAGGCGATCCTCTGGGCCACCGCCAACGATGACGACGTCAACTGGTCCGAGGGTGTGGCGATCACCTCGTCCTTCCACCCCGACGAGCACACCCACATCGAGCCGGTCCGCTACGGCCCGGGTCGCAACGTGATGCCGCTGATGGCGACCGTCCTGGTCGACGAGGTGGAGGGCGAGCACCGGGTGAAGACCTGGGCCAAGGAGCTGTGGAAGCAGCGCGGCGGCATCAAGGACCTGTACGCGCTCAACACCTGGTCTCGGCGCACGGTCGTGGCGCTGGTCATGCAGACCCTGGACAACTCGATCACCACGGTCTGGCGCCAGCGTGGTCCGGTCAGTTACATGTCCTCGGAGCAGGGCCACGGTGCCCCGAACCCGACCTACATCGCGCCCGCGTACGACGCCGTACGACGCCTCGCGAAGGTGATGGGGGCCAAGGAGGCCTACGGCAGCCTCGGTGAGCCCCTCAACATGCCGCTCACCGCCCACTTCATCGGCGGTTGCGCGATCGGCGACAGCCCCGCGACCGGTGTGGTGGACCCGTACCAGCGGATGTACGGACACGCCGGCCTGCACGTCGTCGACGGCTCCGCGATCTCGGCGAACCTGGGCGTGAACCCGTCGCTGACGATCACGGCGCAGGCCGAGCGGGCGATGTCCTTCTGGCCGAACAAGGGCGAAACGGACGTACGACCGATGCTCGGCGACATCTATCAGCGGGTCGATCCGGTCGCTCCCCGGAGCCCCGTGGTCCCGGCGGACGCCCCCGGTGCGCTCCGGCTGCCGATCGTCGGGGTCAGCTGA
- a CDS encoding succinic semialdehyde dehydrogenase — protein sequence MSEANPGSGAPGGAADPAVGGPHDPEHDPRASYALEPEYVARLTDRVLATTGTTTQVTSPMNGAPLANIPQSSEEDVAEAFRRARTAQVAWARVSIDERARILHRLHDIVFDRQAEIMDLIQLESGKARKHAYDEPLHIALTARYYARTAHQHLDTERRPGVIPALTRLEVNRVPKGVVGIISPWNYPFTMALCDGLPALLAGNAVVTKPDAQTMLSALLGAELLEEAGFPRDLWQVVAGPGRVLGTPIIERADYICFTGSTATGKIIARQAAEQLIGCSLELGGKNPFLVLRDADVERAAEGAVRASFSNAGQLCVSVERMFVADQVYDRFVERFVARTKAMSLGASLEWGVDMGPLISADQLETVEAHVADAVAKGARVLAGGRARPDLAPYFFEPTILEGVTPEMTCFGNETFGPVISLYRFHDESDAIARANDGDYGLNAAIYSKDGDRARVIARQVKCGTVNINEAFGATFASIDAPMGGMRQSGMGRRQGAEGIHRYTEVQSVAQQKLMRFGPMFGMSDETYSKVTTATFRLMDKLGRA from the coding sequence ATGAGCGAAGCCAATCCCGGTTCCGGAGCGCCTGGTGGCGCCGCAGATCCCGCTGTCGGCGGGCCGCACGATCCCGAGCACGACCCGCGGGCGTCGTACGCCCTCGAGCCGGAGTACGTCGCCCGGCTGACCGACCGCGTGCTGGCCACCACGGGCACCACGACCCAGGTGACCTCGCCGATGAACGGCGCTCCGCTGGCGAACATCCCGCAGTCGAGCGAGGAGGACGTCGCCGAGGCGTTCCGCCGGGCACGCACGGCCCAGGTCGCATGGGCGCGGGTGTCGATCGACGAGCGCGCGCGCATCCTGCACCGCCTGCACGACATCGTTTTCGACCGGCAGGCCGAGATCATGGATCTGATCCAGCTCGAGTCCGGCAAGGCCCGCAAGCACGCGTACGACGAGCCGCTGCACATCGCGCTGACCGCTCGCTACTACGCGCGCACCGCCCACCAGCACCTCGACACCGAGCGTCGCCCGGGTGTCATCCCGGCGCTGACCCGGCTCGAGGTGAACCGGGTGCCCAAGGGTGTCGTCGGCATCATCTCGCCGTGGAACTACCCGTTCACGATGGCGCTCTGCGACGGCCTGCCTGCTCTGCTCGCCGGCAACGCCGTCGTCACCAAGCCCGACGCGCAGACCATGCTGTCGGCGCTGCTCGGCGCCGAGCTCCTCGAGGAGGCCGGCTTCCCGCGTGACCTGTGGCAGGTCGTGGCCGGCCCCGGCCGCGTGCTCGGCACGCCGATCATCGAGCGCGCCGACTACATCTGCTTCACCGGCTCGACCGCGACCGGCAAGATCATCGCCCGCCAGGCGGCCGAGCAGCTGATCGGCTGTTCGCTCGAACTGGGTGGCAAGAACCCGTTCCTCGTGCTGCGCGACGCGGATGTCGAGCGTGCCGCCGAGGGCGCCGTACGCGCGTCCTTCTCGAACGCCGGCCAGCTCTGCGTGTCCGTCGAGCGGATGTTCGTCGCCGACCAGGTCTACGACCGCTTCGTGGAGAGGTTCGTCGCGCGCACCAAGGCGATGTCGCTCGGCGCGAGCCTCGAGTGGGGCGTCGACATGGGTCCGCTCATCTCGGCCGACCAGCTCGAGACCGTCGAGGCCCACGTCGCCGACGCCGTGGCGAAGGGTGCCCGCGTGCTGGCCGGTGGTCGTGCGCGGCCCGACCTGGCGCCGTACTTCTTCGAGCCGACCATCCTCGAGGGCGTCACGCCCGAGATGACCTGCTTCGGCAACGAGACCTTCGGCCCGGTCATCTCGCTGTACCGCTTCCACGACGAGTCCGACGCGATCGCGCGCGCCAACGACGGTGACTACGGCCTCAACGCCGCGATCTACAGCAAGGACGGCGACCGCGCCCGCGTGATCGCCCGTCAGGTCAAGTGCGGCACGGTCAACATCAACGAGGCGTTCGGTGCCACCTTCGCGAGCATCGATGCCCCGATGGGAGGCATGCGCCAGTCCGGAATGGGACGTCGGCAGGGCGCCGAGGGCATCCATCGCTACACCGAGGTGCAGTCGGTCGCGCAGCAGAAGTTGATGCGGTTCGGACCGATGTTCGGGATGTCGGACGAGACGTACTCCAAGGTCACCACCGCGACCTTCCGCCTGATGGACAAGCTGGGACGGGCCTGA
- a CDS encoding cupin domain-containing protein, whose amino-acid sequence MSTQITEQKSFEKPDETRSFERGNVDLVVIGGAEIGRLTLQPGWRWSEHVQPIAGTHLCEAPHFQYHVSGTLAILMADGTEFTATAGDVTSLPEGHDAWVVGDEPAVVVDWYGASNYARP is encoded by the coding sequence ATGAGCACCCAGATCACCGAACAGAAGAGCTTCGAGAAGCCCGACGAGACCCGGTCCTTCGAACGCGGCAACGTGGACCTGGTCGTGATCGGCGGCGCCGAGATCGGGCGGCTCACGCTGCAGCCCGGATGGCGCTGGTCCGAGCACGTGCAGCCGATCGCCGGCACGCACCTGTGCGAGGCGCCGCACTTCCAGTACCACGTGAGCGGCACCCTCGCGATCCTGATGGCGGACGGCACTGAGTTCACCGCCACCGCCGGCGACGTGACCTCCCTGCCCGAGGGCCATGACGCGTGGGTGGTCGGGGACGAGCCGGCCGTGGTCGTCGACTGGTACGGCGCGTCGAACTACGCCCGGCCGTGA